A window of Microcystis aeruginosa FD4 contains these coding sequences:
- a CDS encoding GUN4 domain-containing protein, with translation MTDQNGVLVEEQSEDITLLAIQLATESPKNQLQILTQLAGAGEGGLTVLRDFLLAMRPTPVNLVTGKAYQLLYQDNSDQSQEFLANYFPTGVVPLDSAKGIDYRLLQELLAKQNFQTADSLTRQKLCELAGEGAIQRKWVYFTEVEAFPGVDIQTIDNLWLVHSEGKFGWSVQRKLWIGVGQDFPKLWPKIGWKNGNNWTKYPQEFIWDLSAPVGHLPLLNQLRGVRVAASLFSHPVWSEK, from the coding sequence ATGACTGACCAGAATGGCGTGTTAGTAGAAGAACAAAGCGAGGATATTACCCTTTTAGCGATTCAATTAGCCACCGAGTCGCCGAAAAATCAATTACAAATCCTGACACAATTAGCCGGGGCCGGAGAAGGTGGCCTAACTGTATTAAGAGATTTTTTATTGGCCATGCGCCCGACTCCTGTTAATCTGGTGACAGGTAAGGCCTATCAATTGCTCTATCAAGATAATAGCGATCAGAGCCAGGAATTTTTAGCTAATTATTTCCCCACGGGTGTTGTTCCCCTCGATAGTGCTAAAGGTATTGATTATCGACTTTTACAGGAACTATTGGCTAAACAGAATTTTCAAACTGCCGATAGTCTCACCCGTCAAAAACTCTGTGAATTAGCAGGAGAAGGAGCAATACAGAGGAAATGGGTCTATTTTACGGAAGTAGAAGCTTTTCCCGGTGTAGATATTCAGACTATTGATAATCTTTGGTTAGTTCATTCGGAAGGAAAATTCGGTTGGTCGGTGCAGCGCAAATTATGGATAGGTGTCGGTCAAGATTTCCCGAAACTCTGGCCGAAAATTGGTTGGAAAAATGGCAATAATTGGACAAAATACCCCCAAGAATTTATCTGGGATTTAAGCGCTCCCGTGGGTCATTTACCCCTGTTAAATCAACTGCGCGGGGTGAGAGTGGCTGCCTCTTTATTCTCCCATCCCGTCTGGAGTGAAAAATAG
- the thyD gene encoding thylakoid membrane protein ThyD has protein sequence MKIAITGATGFVGSRLVVKLYDRGDDILILTRNPAKAQRIYPKSIYPKIEIIPYIATESGDWQKEISGCDAVINLAGEPISERWTVETKQAIVASREIGTEKIVEAISRSERVATALAAQKPKVLINSSAIGYYGTSETASFDENSPPGGDFLADVCKKWETAAQKVQDYGTRLVILRTGIVLGNGGALGKMIPPFKLFAGGPIGSGRQWFSWIHRDDLINLIIYCLDRPEISGTFNATAPNPVRMKEFCQILGEVMKRPSWLPVPDFALEILLGEGAKIVLEGQEVLPKATQAIGFDYRYPNLEAALEEIVPKM, from the coding sequence ATGAAAATAGCGATTACTGGGGCGACGGGATTTGTGGGTAGTCGGTTAGTGGTCAAACTCTATGATCGCGGCGATGACATCTTAATTTTGACGCGCAATCCCGCTAAAGCCCAGAGAATTTACCCAAAGTCAATCTATCCTAAGATAGAGATTATTCCCTATATCGCCACAGAATCGGGGGATTGGCAAAAAGAGATTTCCGGATGTGATGCGGTGATTAATCTAGCGGGAGAGCCGATTTCCGAGCGCTGGACTGTGGAAACAAAACAGGCAATCGTCGCTAGTCGGGAAATCGGCACCGAGAAAATTGTCGAGGCGATCTCGCGTAGCGAGCGCGTTGCGACCGCACTTGCTGCCCAGAAACCGAAAGTTTTAATTAACTCCTCGGCGATCGGTTACTATGGAACCAGTGAAACCGCTAGTTTTGACGAAAATAGCCCTCCCGGTGGCGATTTTCTGGCAGATGTCTGTAAAAAGTGGGAAACAGCAGCCCAAAAAGTTCAAGATTACGGCACTCGTTTAGTCATTCTTCGCACGGGTATTGTTTTAGGCAATGGGGGTGCTTTAGGGAAAATGATCCCACCCTTCAAACTTTTTGCCGGCGGACCGATTGGCAGCGGTCGTCAGTGGTTTTCTTGGATTCATCGGGATGATTTAATTAATTTAATCATCTATTGTCTCGATCGCCCAGAAATTAGCGGTACTTTCAATGCTACAGCACCCAATCCCGTCCGCATGAAAGAATTCTGTCAGATTTTAGGGGAAGTAATGAAGCGTCCCTCTTGGTTGCCAGTGCCAGATTTTGCCCTCGAAATTCTCTTGGGAGAAGGAGCAAAAATCGTCTTAGAAGGTCAAGAAGTGCTGCCAAAAGCCACACAAGCGATCGGTTTTGACTATCGTTATCCTAATCTAGAAGCGGCCTTAGAGGAAATTGTCCCGAAAATGTAG
- the psb28 gene encoding photosystem II reaction center protein Psb28: protein MTTPTIEFFVGLSEELSGVSLRKNKSTGIRNVLMTFKTLKAIERFQSFTTRTYGDLRLTDEEGVITVIPNSTKFIFGGDEGDEIQRVECGFEITDEHWERFMRFMNRYAAANGMGYQDK, encoded by the coding sequence ATGACCACTCCCACGATCGAGTTTTTTGTCGGTTTATCAGAAGAATTAAGCGGTGTTAGTCTCCGCAAAAATAAAAGTACCGGGATTCGCAATGTCCTGATGACTTTTAAAACCCTGAAAGCGATCGAACGTTTCCAAAGTTTCACCACTCGTACCTACGGAGATCTCCGTCTCACCGATGAGGAAGGAGTGATTACAGTTATTCCCAACTCGACCAAGTTTATTTTTGGAGGAGATGAAGGAGATGAAATTCAACGGGTAGAATGTGGTTTTGAAATCACCGATGAACACTGGGAGCGTTTTATGCGCTTTATGAATCGTTATGCAGCCGCTAACGGGATGGGGTATCAGGATAAGTGA
- the petM gene encoding cytochrome b6-f complex subunit PetM has protein sequence MTAESMLFNGPIVASVLVLVGLAWGFLLLKIQGGEAE, from the coding sequence ATGACCGCAGAAAGTATGTTATTTAACGGGCCGATCGTGGCGAGCGTTCTCGTCCTCGTCGGATTAGCTTGGGGTTTTCTCCTCCTCAAAATCCAAGGTGGAGAAGCGGAATAG
- a CDS encoding DUF192 domain-containing protein, whose translation MTGKKSFMLKIKLILFLGLLLLSCQSTNLNGNNSSMAQITTENQGQILPITAKADINGEMIELEVAQTPEQQAKGLMYRSSLEKNRGMLFPFAQPLIARFWMKNVSIPLDMIFLKDGIVKAVLLNVPPCAVDPCPVYGPNTMVNQVIELAGGRAKELGVKEGDKIKIESISRP comes from the coding sequence ATGACTGGTAAAAAATCATTTATGCTCAAGATCAAGTTAATACTATTTTTAGGTTTGTTGCTGCTGAGTTGTCAATCGACTAATCTCAATGGTAATAATAGTTCGATGGCTCAGATTACGACTGAGAATCAAGGGCAAATATTACCGATCACGGCCAAAGCAGATATTAATGGTGAGATGATTGAGTTAGAAGTGGCTCAAACCCCAGAACAACAGGCCAAGGGTTTAATGTATCGCTCGTCTTTGGAGAAAAATCGCGGTATGCTATTTCCCTTTGCACAACCTCTGATAGCGCGGTTTTGGATGAAAAATGTCTCGATTCCTCTAGACATGATTTTTCTAAAAGATGGTATAGTAAAAGCAGTTTTGCTGAATGTCCCCCCTTGTGCTGTGGATCCTTGTCCTGTCTATGGGCCAAACACCATGGTTAATCAAGTGATCGAACTAGCCGGGGGTCGAGCGAAAGAATTAGGAGTGAAAGAAGGAGATAAAATTAAGATTGAGTCTATCTCAAGACCTTGA
- a CDS encoding DUF2949 domain-containing protein, which yields MSTIAYSQFRQFLQEELSLPQESIAMAERSIQSDKIHLPMILWQYGLVTLEQLDKIYDFLEEVV from the coding sequence ATGTCCACGATTGCCTATTCCCAATTCCGACAATTTCTACAAGAGGAATTGTCCCTTCCCCAAGAATCGATCGCTATGGCCGAGCGATCGATCCAATCTGATAAAATTCATTTACCGATGATTCTCTGGCAGTACGGTTTAGTGACATTAGAACAATTAGACAAAATTTATGATTTTCTCGAAGAGGTAGTCTAA
- a CDS encoding Rpn family recombination-promoting nuclease/putative transposase, translating to MKPHDQFAKNYLEQLLSPLGTVEISKEVSDETRQIDLFFSPNPEPNPDYLGLLGRIVLNTVLIEPYRNPPNRSEIRNCLAKLLAILAELQRQAKRENQSYIEDNAPRLWILSPTAGITVLEGFGAKLDPDWPEGVYFLPSLYRTAIIAINQLPVTAETLWLRLLGRGKTQDQAVRELLELPQGNAFRENVLELLISWRVSMEVNNILETEDREVFMTLSQTYQEWKEATKREGRQEGRQEGKLEGKLESIPRLLALGLSVEQIAQALDLDLEQVRQAIQETP from the coding sequence ATGAAACCCCATGACCAATTTGCCAAAAATTACCTTGAACAATTACTTTCTCCCCTGGGAACCGTCGAAATCAGTAAAGAAGTCAGCGACGAAACCCGACAGATAGATTTATTTTTTTCCCCCAATCCCGAACCAAACCCCGATTATCTGGGATTATTAGGCAGAATTGTCCTTAATACTGTCTTAATTGAACCCTATCGCAATCCTCCCAATCGTAGCGAGATTCGTAATTGTTTAGCGAAACTTTTGGCGATTTTAGCTGAACTGCAAAGACAAGCTAAACGAGAAAATCAGAGCTACATTGAAGACAATGCCCCTCGTTTGTGGATTTTATCCCCGACCGCTGGTATCACTGTTTTAGAAGGATTTGGGGCAAAGTTAGACCCAGATTGGCCAGAAGGAGTCTATTTTCTTCCCTCGCTTTATCGCACGGCAATTATCGCTATTAATCAATTGCCTGTGACTGCTGAGACTCTCTGGTTAAGATTATTGGGACGGGGAAAAACTCAAGACCAAGCGGTGCGAGAATTGTTAGAATTACCTCAAGGTAATGCTTTCCGGGAAAATGTCCTGGAATTATTGATTAGTTGGCGGGTTAGTATGGAAGTAAATAACATCCTAGAAACTGAGGATAGAGAGGTGTTTATGACCTTATCTCAAACCTATCAGGAATGGAAGGAAGCAACTAAACGGGAAGGACGACAGGAAGGACGACAGGAAGGAAAACTAGAGGGTAAACTGGAATCTATTCCCCGTTTACTTGCTTTGGGTTTAAGTGTGGAACAAATAGCTCAAGCTTTGGATTTAGACTTAGAACAAGTCCGACAAGCTATTCAAGAAACTCCATGA
- a CDS encoding flagellar assembly protein H, translating into MKPHDQFAKNYLEQLLSPLGTVEISKEVSDETRQIDLFFSPNPESNPDYLGLLGRIVLNTVLIEPYRNPPNRSEIRNCLAKLLTILAELQRQAKRENQSYNEDNAPRLWILSPSASLTLVESLGAKLDPDWPEGVYFLPSLYRTAIIAINQLPVTAETLWLRLLGRGKTQNQAVRELLELPQGNAFRENVLELLISWRVSMEINNILETEDREVFMTLSQTYQEWKEATKREGRQEGKLEGKLESIPRLLALGLSVEQIAQALDLDLEQVRQAIQETP; encoded by the coding sequence ATGAAACCCCATGACCAATTTGCCAAAAATTACCTTGAACAATTACTTTCTCCCCTGGGAACCGTCGAAATCAGCAAAGAAGTCAGCGATGAAACCCGACAGATAGATTTATTTTTTTCCCCCAATCCCGAATCAAACCCCGATTATCTGGGATTATTAGGCAGAATTGTCCTTAATACTGTCTTAATTGAACCCTATCGCAATCCTCCCAACCGTAGCGAGATTCGTAATTGTTTAGCGAAACTTTTGACGATTTTAGCCGAACTGCAAAGACAAGCTAAACGAGAAAATCAGAGCTACAATGAAGACAATGCCCCTCGTTTGTGGATTTTATCCCCTTCCGCTAGTCTGACTCTTGTAGAGAGTCTTGGGGCAAAGTTAGACCCAGATTGGCCAGAAGGAGTCTATTTTCTTCCCTCGCTTTATCGCACGGCAATTATCGCTATTAATCAATTACCTGTGACTGCTGAGACTCTCTGGTTAAGATTATTGGGACGGGGAAAAACGCAAAACCAAGCGGTGCGAGAATTGTTAGAATTACCTCAAGGTAATGCTTTCCGGGAAAATGTCCTGGAATTATTGATTAGTTGGCGGGTTAGTATGGAAATAAATAACATCCTAGAAACTGAGGATAGAGAGGTGTTTATGACTTTATCTCAAACCTATCAGGAATGGAAGGAAGCAACTAAACGGGAAGGACGACAGGAAGGAAAACTAGAGGGTAAACTGGAATCTATTCCCCGTTTACTTGCTTTGGGTTTAAGTGTGGAACAAATAGCTCAAGCTTTGGATTTAGACTTAGAACAAGTCCGACAAGCTATTCAAGAAACTCCATGA
- a CDS encoding flagellar assembly protein H codes for MKPHDQFAKNYLEQLLSPLGTVEISKEVSDETRQIDLFFSPNPEPNPDYLGLLGRIVLNTVLIEPYRNPPNRSEIRNCLAKLLAILAELQRQAKRENQSYIEDNAPRLWILSPTAGITVLEGFGAKLDPDWPEGVYFLPSLYRTAIIAINQLPVTAETLWLRLLGRGKTQNQAVRELLELPQGNAFRENVLELLISWRVSMEINNILETEDREVFMTLSQTYQEWKEATKREGRQEGKLEGKLESIPRLLALGLSVEQIAQALDLDLEQVRQAIQETP; via the coding sequence ATGAAACCCCATGACCAATTTGCCAAAAATTACCTTGAACAATTACTTTCTCCCCTGGGAACCGTCGAAATCAGCAAAGAAGTCAGCGATGAAACCCGACAGATAGATTTATTTTTTTCCCCCAATCCCGAACCAAACCCCGATTATCTGGGATTATTAGGCAGAATTGTCCTTAATACTGTCTTAATTGAACCCTATCGCAATCCTCCCAATCGTAGCGAGATTCGTAATTGTTTAGCGAAACTTTTGGCGATTTTAGCTGAACTGCAAAGACAAGCTAAACGAGAAAATCAGAGCTACATTGAAGACAATGCCCCTCGTTTGTGGATTTTATCCCCGACCGCTGGTATCACTGTTTTAGAAGGATTTGGGGCAAAGTTAGACCCAGATTGGCCAGAAGGAGTCTATTTTCTTCCCTCGCTTTATCGCACGGCAATTATCGCTATTAATCAATTGCCTGTGACTGCTGAGACTCTCTGGTTAAGATTATTGGGACGGGGAAAAACGCAAAACCAAGCGGTGCGAGAATTGTTAGAATTACCTCAAGGTAATGCTTTCCGGGAAAATGTCCTGGAATTATTGATTAGTTGGCGGGTTAGTATGGAAATAAATAACATCCTAGAAACTGAGGATAGAGAGGTGTTTATGACTTTATCTCAAACCTATCAGGAATGGAAGGAAGCAACTAAACGGGAAGGACGACAGGAAGGAAAACTAGAGGGTAAACTGGAATCTATTCCCCGTTTACTTGCTTTGGGTTTAAGTGTGGAACAAATAGCTCAAGCTTTGGATTTAGACTTAGAACAAGTCCGACAAGCTATTCAAGAAACTCCATGA
- a CDS encoding flagellar assembly protein H produces MKPHDQFAKNYLEQLLSPLGTVEISKEVSDETRQIDLFFSPNPEPNRNYLGLLGRIVLNTVLIEPYRNPPNRSEIRNCLAKLLTILAELQRQAKRENQSYNEDNAPRLWILSPSASITVLEGFGAKLDPDWPEGVYFLPSLYRTAIIAINQLPVTTETLWLRLLGRGKTQDQAVRELLELPQGNAFREMEINNILETEDREVFMTLSQTYQEWKEATKREGLEQGLERGLERGKLEAKLESIPRLLALGLSVEQIAQALDLDLEQVRQAARE; encoded by the coding sequence ATGAAACCCCATGACCAATTTGCCAAAAATTACCTTGAACAATTACTTTCTCCCTTGGGAACCGTCGAAATCAGTAAAGAAGTCAGTGACGAAACCCGACAGATAGATTTATTTTTTTCCCCCAATCCCGAACCAAACCGCAATTATCTGGGATTATTAGGCAGAATTGTCCTTAATACTGTCTTAATTGAACCCTATCGCAATCCTCCCAACCGTAGCGAGATTCGTAATTGTTTAGCGAAACTTTTGACGATTTTAGCCGAACTGCAAAGACAAGCTAAACGAGAAAATCAGAGTTACAATGAAGACAATGCCCCTCGTTTGTGGATTTTATCCCCTTCCGCTAGTATCACTGTTTTAGAAGGATTTGGGGCAAAATTAGACCCAGATTGGCCAGAAGGAGTCTATTTTCTTCCCTCGCTTTATCGCACGGCAATTATCGCTATTAATCAATTGCCTGTGACGACTGAGACTCTTTGGTTAAGACTATTAGGACGGGGAAAAACTCAAGACCAAGCGGTGCGAGAATTGTTAGAATTACCTCAAGGTAATGCTTTCCGGGAAATGGAAATAAATAACATCCTAGAAACTGAAGATAGAGAGGTGTTTATGACCTTATCTCAAACCTATCAGGAATGGAAGGAAGCAACTAAACGGGAAGGACTCGAACAAGGACTAGAGCGAGGACTAGAGCGAGGAAAACTAGAGGCTAAACTGGAATCTATTCCCCGTTTGCTTGCTTTGGGTTTAAGTGTGGAACAAATCGCTCAAGCTTTGGATTTAGACTTAGAACAGGTCCGACAAGCGGCGCGAGAGTAA
- the alaS gene encoding alanine--tRNA ligase has product MSNHLSGSEIRQRFLDFFAARNHKILPSASLVPEDPTVLLTIAGMLPFKPIFLGQKTPEFPRATTSQKCIRTNDIENVGRTARHHTFFEMLGNFSFGDYFKEQAIAWAWELSTEVFNLPPERLVVSVFKEDEEAFAIWRDKIGIPAHRIQKMGEADNFWVSGPTGPCGPCSEIYYDFHPELGDKTIDLEDDSRFIEFYNLVFMQYNRDADGNLTPLANKNIDTGMGLERMAQILQKVANNYETDLIFPIVAEAARLAAIDYQKADEKTKVSLKVIGDHVRSVVHMIADGISASNTDRGYVLRRLIRRVVRHGRLIGIEGQFITKVAEVAIALSESVYGNVRERETVIKAELEREEARFLETLERGEKLLESILEKEKSQISGVDAFTLYDTYGFPLELTQEIAEEQGLSVDTAGFEQEMKKQQQRSKAAHETIDLTVQGSLDKLAEHIHPTEFLGYTDLQATATVTAVLVAGKTVESAAAGTEVQVVLDQTPFYAESGGQIGDKGYLTGDNLLIRVEDVQKESGIFIHFGGIERGIVTTGDTINAQIDRSCRRRAQANHTATHLLQSALKKLVDAGISQAGSLVSFERLRFDFNCPRPLTGAELQQVEEQINTWIAEAHDTEIAVMGLEEAKQKGAIAMFGEKYGSEVRVIDIPSVSIELCGGTHVKNTAEIGLFKIISETGIAAGIRRIEAVAGPAVLAYLNERDLVVRDLCDRFKVKPLEIPDRITALQSELKGTQKQLEAVKQELALNKSDALLSQAESIGEFKLLVASLGDIDANALMAAAERLQQKLGEGAVVLASTPAADKVSLVAAFSPRVIKDKGLQAGKFIGAIAKICAGGGGGRPNLAQAGGRDASKLSEALAKAKSQLTSSLQ; this is encoded by the coding sequence ATGAGTAACCACCTAAGCGGAAGCGAGATTCGCCAGCGATTTTTAGACTTTTTTGCGGCCAGAAACCATAAAATTCTCCCTAGTGCCTCTCTAGTACCAGAAGACCCCACCGTTTTGCTGACTATTGCGGGAATGCTCCCTTTTAAGCCGATTTTCTTAGGGCAAAAGACCCCAGAATTTCCCCGCGCTACCACTTCCCAAAAATGTATTCGCACCAACGATATCGAAAATGTCGGCCGGACTGCTAGACATCATACTTTTTTTGAGATGTTGGGCAATTTTAGCTTTGGTGATTATTTTAAAGAACAAGCGATCGCCTGGGCCTGGGAATTGTCCACAGAAGTTTTTAACCTTCCCCCCGAAAGATTAGTCGTTAGTGTCTTTAAAGAGGATGAGGAAGCTTTCGCTATCTGGCGCGATAAAATCGGTATTCCTGCCCATCGTATCCAAAAAATGGGCGAAGCGGATAACTTTTGGGTATCGGGTCCCACGGGTCCCTGTGGTCCCTGTTCGGAAATTTACTACGATTTTCACCCAGAATTAGGGGATAAAACCATCGATTTAGAGGATGATAGCCGTTTTATCGAGTTTTATAACCTCGTCTTTATGCAGTATAACCGCGACGCGGACGGCAATCTGACACCCCTAGCGAATAAAAATATCGATACGGGGATGGGTTTGGAACGGATGGCGCAAATCCTGCAAAAAGTCGCCAATAACTACGAAACTGACCTAATTTTCCCGATCGTCGCCGAAGCGGCCCGGTTAGCAGCCATAGACTACCAGAAAGCGGACGAAAAAACGAAAGTTTCCCTAAAAGTCATCGGTGATCATGTGCGTTCGGTAGTACACATGATAGCGGATGGTATCTCAGCATCGAATACTGACAGAGGTTACGTCCTGCGTCGTCTGATTCGGAGAGTAGTACGGCACGGGCGTTTGATCGGTATTGAAGGTCAATTTATCACCAAAGTGGCGGAAGTTGCGATCGCTCTTTCCGAATCCGTCTATGGCAATGTTCGGGAACGAGAAACGGTGATCAAGGCAGAATTAGAGCGAGAGGAAGCGAGATTTTTAGAAACCCTAGAAAGAGGCGAGAAACTGCTCGAATCGATTCTAGAAAAAGAAAAAAGCCAGATTTCGGGAGTTGATGCCTTTACCCTGTATGATACCTATGGCTTCCCCCTGGAACTCACTCAAGAAATCGCTGAGGAGCAGGGTTTAAGCGTCGATACGGCGGGTTTCGAGCAGGAAATGAAAAAACAGCAGCAAAGATCGAAAGCCGCCCACGAAACCATAGATTTGACGGTACAGGGTAGTTTAGATAAGCTGGCGGAACATATTCACCCGACGGAATTTCTCGGTTATACGGATTTGCAAGCAACCGCAACAGTAACGGCGGTTTTAGTCGCTGGTAAAACGGTGGAATCGGCCGCAGCAGGCACTGAGGTGCAGGTAGTTCTCGATCAAACCCCTTTTTATGCCGAATCGGGCGGACAAATCGGTGATAAGGGTTATTTAACCGGCGATAATCTGCTTATCCGCGTTGAGGATGTGCAGAAAGAATCGGGGATTTTTATCCATTTTGGTGGGATTGAGCGGGGAATTGTCACCACCGGCGATACAATTAATGCACAGATTGACCGTTCCTGTCGTCGTCGCGCCCAAGCTAATCATACCGCCACCCATCTGCTACAATCGGCCTTGAAAAAGCTTGTCGATGCCGGGATTTCCCAAGCAGGTTCCCTCGTCAGTTTTGAGCGCCTCCGTTTTGATTTTAACTGTCCTCGTCCCCTGACTGGTGCTGAATTGCAACAGGTGGAAGAACAGATTAACACTTGGATTGCCGAAGCGCATGACACCGAGATAGCGGTGATGGGATTGGAAGAAGCGAAGCAAAAGGGAGCTATTGCCATGTTTGGCGAGAAATACGGCTCAGAAGTGCGAGTTATCGATATTCCTAGCGTTTCTATCGAATTATGCGGGGGGACTCACGTTAAAAATACCGCCGAGATCGGTTTATTTAAAATCATCTCTGAGACGGGAATCGCTGCAGGAATTCGTCGCATCGAAGCGGTGGCCGGCCCTGCCGTGTTAGCCTATTTGAATGAACGGGATCTAGTAGTGCGGGATTTGTGCGATCGCTTTAAGGTCAAACCTCTGGAAATTCCCGATCGCATTACGGCCCTACAATCAGAGTTAAAGGGGACACAAAAGCAGTTAGAAGCGGTTAAACAGGAGTTAGCCCTAAATAAATCGGATGCTTTGCTATCTCAAGCTGAATCTATCGGCGAATTTAAGCTATTAGTCGCTTCTTTGGGCGATATTGATGCTAATGCTTTGATGGCTGCAGCCGAAAGACTACAGCAAAAATTAGGGGAAGGGGCGGTAGTTTTGGCCTCGACTCCCGCAGCTGATAAAGTGAGTTTAGTGGCCGCTTTTAGTCCCCGGGTGATTAAAGATAAGGGTTTACAAGCGGGTAAATTTATCGGTGCGATCGCTAAAATCTGCGCTGGTGGTGGTGGTGGTCGTCCCAATTTAGCTCAAGCTGGGGGACGGGATGCTAGTAAGTTAAGCGAAGCTTTAGCTAAGGCCAAAAGTCAGTTAACTAGCAGTTTACAATAG
- a CDS encoding AAA family ATPase — protein MKLLIKNLGSIRNNNQTIDLTKKFYTFIGYNNSGKTLVSQLLWTIFNHDNIRKFYENTQIDSLVIDSEKPIKKITINQELIDEILNKFSQFIEKEVVNTYNLDASIKETIIGYNKLIFQADIKEFKDKSFRLTFVVDNDLEYLQISKGKGSLTINIKEPNIPEKVFDQIPRDFFERAKPSKESVIISSIIRVLLSQTQDTFFIPASRSFFPVFYQYIYEIERNKRSEYNRRLQELIENINDDVDTNKNIFKRLQEQLPKRSYTEPMNKVIESLYSLNTKKKINSVYNSLIEKMSGLMGGEITISSLESIAPIQFSFKFDESKDLPMYLASSSVNQLTILYLYLKYWAKEKNNFLMIDEPEVNLHPENQIRLMDILVQFVTEHDNRVLITTHSPILTDILNNYVYLHTLKSYDVDVTKIIEDNQLKNLNPEISIAKEDLGVYFFTGDKIIDYGTSQYGVYFRNFKEVINSVQKSGEILTNHIYLAENE, from the coding sequence ATGAAACTACTGATCAAGAATTTGGGATCAATTAGAAATAATAATCAAACCATAGATTTAACTAAGAAGTTTTATACTTTTATTGGCTACAATAATAGTGGCAAAACCCTAGTTTCTCAGCTTTTATGGACAATTTTTAATCATGACAATATTAGAAAGTTTTACGAAAATACCCAAATTGATTCTTTAGTAATTGACTCGGAAAAACCTATTAAAAAAATTACGATCAATCAAGAATTAATCGATGAGATTCTCAATAAATTTAGCCAGTTTATTGAAAAAGAAGTTGTTAATACTTATAATCTTGATGCCAGTATTAAAGAAACGATTATTGGTTACAATAAATTAATTTTTCAAGCGGATATTAAAGAATTTAAAGATAAAAGCTTCAGATTAACCTTTGTTGTTGACAATGATCTGGAGTATTTACAGATTAGCAAGGGCAAAGGTAGCCTAACAATAAATATAAAAGAACCTAATATACCTGAAAAAGTATTTGATCAAATACCCAGAGACTTTTTTGAGAGAGCTAAACCATCCAAGGAATCAGTAATTATTTCGTCAATAATAAGAGTGCTTTTGTCTCAGACACAAGATACTTTTTTTATCCCCGCTAGTCGTAGTTTTTTTCCTGTTTTCTACCAGTACATTTATGAGATAGAGAGAAATAAAAGAAGTGAGTATAATCGTCGATTGCAAGAATTAATAGAAAATATTAATGATGATGTTGATACTAATAAAAATATATTCAAACGTCTTCAAGAACAATTACCCAAAAGGTCTTATACAGAACCAATGAATAAGGTGATTGAGTCGCTTTATTCTCTCAATACCAAGAAAAAAATTAATTCAGTTTATAATTCTCTGATTGAAAAGATGAGCGGATTAATGGGAGGAGAAATCACGATTTCTAGTCTAGAATCGATCGCACCTATTCAATTTTCTTTTAAATTCGATGAAAGCAAAGATTTACCCATGTATCTAGCTTCATCTTCAGTCAATCAGTTGACTATCTTGTATCTTTACCTGAAATATTGGGCCAAGGAAAAAAACAATTTTTTGATGATAGATGAACCAGAAGTTAATTTGCATCCCGAAAATCAAATTCGCTTAATGGATATTTTAGTTCAATTTGTCACCGAGCATGATAATCGAGTTTTAATCACCACCCATAGCCCGATTTTAACCGATATTCTCAACAATTATGTTTATCTTCATACCTTAAAAAGTTATGATGTTGATGTCACAAAAATTATTGAAGATAATCAATTAAAAAATTTAAATCCAGAAATTTCAATTGCTAAAGAAGACTTAGGAGTTTACTTTTTCACGGGTGATAAAATTATTGATTATGGAACCAGTCAATATGGTGTTTATTTTCGTAACTTTAAAGAAGTTATCAACTCTGTGCAGAAATCTGGAGAAATTTTAACTAATCATATCTATTTAGCAGAGAATGAGTAA